In the genome of Hymenobacter taeanensis, one region contains:
- a CDS encoding 4-hydroxy-3-methylbut-2-enyl diphosphate reductase, giving the protein MPYHLSVRIDPNSGFCFGVIYAIQMAEDILDEQGYLYCLGDIVHNDEEVERLEQRGLRIIDYDQFAALRDEAVLIRAHGEPPSTYQTALQNRLTLIDASCPVVLKLQNRIKTSFDKKDKIFIYGKHGHAEVRGLLGQTSGEAVVFENIEELLGHELPANITLYSQTTKSTDSFYRIKNELETRGFQVNANDTICRQVSNRDKDLRKFAQQFDQIVFVSGTKSSNGKVLYQVCKDTNPATHFISKVDEISAGWFQPGQSVGICGATSTPMWLMEQVRDVLLAL; this is encoded by the coding sequence ATGCCGTACCACCTGAGCGTCCGTATTGACCCCAACTCCGGCTTTTGCTTCGGCGTGATTTATGCCATTCAAATGGCCGAAGACATTCTCGATGAACAAGGCTACCTCTATTGCCTCGGCGACATTGTGCACAACGATGAGGAGGTAGAACGCTTGGAGCAACGTGGGCTGCGCATCATTGACTATGACCAGTTTGCTGCCCTGCGCGATGAAGCAGTGCTCATCCGGGCTCATGGGGAACCACCAAGCACTTACCAAACTGCGCTGCAAAACCGCCTGACGCTGATTGATGCTTCGTGCCCTGTGGTATTGAAGCTGCAAAACCGCATCAAAACCAGCTTCGATAAGAAGGATAAAATCTTCATCTATGGGAAGCACGGTCACGCAGAAGTGCGGGGCTTGCTAGGCCAGACCAGCGGAGAGGCCGTGGTGTTTGAGAACATTGAGGAGCTGCTAGGCCACGAGTTGCCGGCTAACATCACGCTCTACAGCCAGACTACTAAAAGCACAGACTCTTTCTATCGCATCAAAAACGAGCTGGAAACCCGCGGCTTTCAAGTGAATGCCAACGATACCATTTGCCGCCAAGTAAGCAACCGCGACAAAGACCTGCGGAAATTTGCTCAGCAGTTCGATCAGATTGTATTTGTATCGGGCACCAAGAGCTCCAATGGCAAGGTGTTGTATCAGGTCTGCAAAGACACTAACCCCGCCACTCACTTTATTTCTAAAGTAGATGAAATTTCTGCGGGCTGGTTTCAGCCGGGGCAGTCAGTGGGGATTTGTGGAGCCACCAGCACGCCCATGTGGCTGATGGAACAAGTGCGTGATGTGCTGCTGGCTTTGTAG
- a CDS encoding fatty acid desaturase — translation MASVHPSARLQPSYSTRRVKPAPLAYKGVVAALLIIGAWAGLLTFLLAYYQPSWHTPWPYLLALLQTHLYTGLFITAHDAMHGVVSPNKRLNNGLGLVTALLFAFNWFPRMLPKHHAHHRHVATEDDPDFHDGKHPGFLFWFARFAWNYVTWWQVALMALTYNLLKLVFPMENIIAFWMIPAVLATLQLFYFGTYLPHRGEHAPDNPHKSGSQFRHHAWAFISCYFFGYHYEHHDQPYLPWWRLWQAK, via the coding sequence ATGGCATCAGTACATCCCAGTGCACGTCTGCAGCCCAGCTACTCTACCCGGCGGGTGAAGCCTGCGCCCCTGGCCTACAAGGGAGTGGTGGCGGCACTCTTGATTATCGGGGCCTGGGCGGGACTGCTTACGTTTCTGCTGGCCTACTACCAGCCCAGTTGGCATACGCCGTGGCCCTACCTGCTGGCCCTGCTGCAGACGCACTTATATACCGGCCTGTTTATTACTGCCCACGATGCCATGCACGGTGTGGTAAGCCCCAACAAGCGCCTTAATAATGGCCTGGGCCTAGTAACGGCCCTGCTGTTTGCCTTCAACTGGTTTCCGCGGATGCTGCCTAAGCATCATGCGCACCACCGCCACGTAGCCACCGAGGACGACCCCGATTTTCATGATGGCAAGCACCCTGGGTTTTTGTTTTGGTTTGCGCGCTTTGCCTGGAACTACGTAACGTGGTGGCAGGTAGCGCTCATGGCCCTAACCTACAACCTGCTCAAGCTGGTATTCCCGATGGAGAATATCATTGCGTTTTGGATGATTCCGGCCGTGTTAGCTACGCTGCAGCTCTTCTACTTTGGCACCTATCTGCCCCACCGTGGCGAGCATGCCCCTGATAATCCTCACAAATCAGGTAGCCAGTTCCGGCATCATGCCTGGGCCTTTATCAGTTGCTACTTTTTCGGTTATCATTACGAGCACCACGACCAGCCTTACCTGCCCTGGTGGCGCCTTTGGCAGGCTAAGTAG